From Chryseobacterium camelliae:
GATTAAAAGTGGGATTAAGTATTGGAAGCTCATTGGTTTCTTCCATTATCGGACATTACGGTTACATTTCATCCGAAGGAACGGAAAATGTCATTCAGCCGGAAACGGTGGCCAGCGGTGCGAAAATGCTGGTGAGTATTTTCCCGGCCATTCCGTTTTTTGCAGCCTGCGGATTGTTGATGTTCTATAAAATCAATAAAAAAATGGAGGTGCAGATCGAACGCGATCTTAAAGAAAGGAGGAGAAAGGAGGATTGATATCATGCTTTAAGCTCCTTAGGAGCGGCCTGTTAATAGCCATTACAGGATACCATCAATTAAGCCTCGTAGAGGCGACCTGTTAATAAATAAATTATAAAAAATAATTATGAAGAAAGCCATTGCAGTAATAGGAATTTTAGCCCTCACCGTGTCGTGTAAAACGGCACAGACCACATCTTCCGGCGACTCCCTGAAAAATGCATTCAACAATAAATTCTATATCGGAACCGCAATGAGCCTTCCGCAGATTGATGGGACCGATGTAAAATCGGATGACATCATCAGAAAGCAGTTCAGTTCCATCGTTGCGGAGAACTGTATGAAATCCATGTTCATCCAGCCTGAGGAAGGGAAGTTTTTCTTTGATGATGCCGATAAGTTTGTAGCTTTCGGAGAGAAAAACAAGATGTTCATCATCGGTCACACGCTGATCTGGCATTCCCAGTTGCCGAGATGGTTTTTTGTAGGCAAGGACGGGAAAGACGTTTCACCGGAAGTCCTGAAACAGCGGATGAAGAGCCATATTTCCACGTTGGTTGGAAGATACAAAGGCCGGGTAAAAGGCTGGGATGTCGTAAACGAAGCCATTATGGAAGACGGAACTTATAGAAAATCCAAGTTTTACGAGATTCTGGGCGAAGAATTTATTCCGCTTGCTTTCCAATACGCACAGGAAGCGGATCCGAATGCCGAACTGTATTACAACGATTACAACGAATGGTTTCCGGAAAAAGTGAAAACCGTTACCAGAATCGTTAAGGATTTAAGATCAAGAGGAATCCGGATCGATGGAGTAGGAATGCAGACCCACGTAGGACTGGACAATCCGAAACTGGAAGAATACGAGAAAGCCTTAACGGATTATGCCGCGGCCGGCGTAAAAGTAAATGTTACCGAAATGGAAATCAGTGCGCTTCCTTCGCCGTGGGGAACTTCGGCCAACGTTTCCGACAAAGTGGAATACGAAGCGAAAATGAATCCTTATACCAAAGGGCTTCCTGAAAATGTTCAGAAAGAATGGGAAACCCGTTATCTGGATTTCTTCAGACTGTTCCTGAAGCATAAAAATGAAATCCGGAGGGTTACTTTATGGGGCGTTACCGACAATCAGTCTTGGAAAAACGATTTCCCGGTAAAAGGCAGAACCGATTATCCGCTTCTTTTCGACCGTAATTACCAGGCAAAACCGGTAGTAGAGAAAATTATTGAATTAACAAAGTAAAATTAATAAACCGCAAAAGACACAAAAGAAATGCTTGAAAATAGAGCGGTTCAATAGAACAAAAAAGCGATATGATAATTCTTTTCTGAAC
This genomic window contains:
- a CDS encoding endo-1,4-beta-xylanase yields the protein MKKAIAVIGILALTVSCKTAQTTSSGDSLKNAFNNKFYIGTAMSLPQIDGTDVKSDDIIRKQFSSIVAENCMKSMFIQPEEGKFFFDDADKFVAFGEKNKMFIIGHTLIWHSQLPRWFFVGKDGKDVSPEVLKQRMKSHISTLVGRYKGRVKGWDVVNEAIMEDGTYRKSKFYEILGEEFIPLAFQYAQEADPNAELYYNDYNEWFPEKVKTVTRIVKDLRSRGIRIDGVGMQTHVGLDNPKLEEYEKALTDYAAAGVKVNVTEMEISALPSPWGTSANVSDKVEYEAKMNPYTKGLPENVQKEWETRYLDFFRLFLKHKNEIRRVTLWGVTDNQSWKNDFPVKGRTDYPLLFDRNYQAKPVVEKIIELTK